From the genome of Spirochaetae bacterium HGW-Spirochaetae-1, one region includes:
- a CDS encoding nucleotidyltransferase, producing MDRLTMSIDSFGRALQTLENISKENFTTIVRDATIQRFEYTFEAMWKTVKAYLSDSEGIVCNSPKSCFRELLSSQRISVSDTELLLEMTDMRNLTSHTYIEQIAQDIYAKITADYITLMRRVYNAMQK from the coding sequence TCGGAAGAGCTCTTCAAACTCTTGAAAATATTTCGAAAGAGAATTTTACTACTATTGTAAGAGATGCCACGATACAGCGTTTCGAATACACCTTTGAAGCGATGTGGAAAACAGTGAAAGCGTATTTGTCCGATTCGGAAGGAATTGTGTGCAATTCCCCAAAATCCTGTTTCAGGGAACTGTTGTCATCTCAACGCATTTCTGTTTCAGATACGGAGCTCCTCCTGGAGATGACCGATATGAGGAATCTTACATCACATACATACATTGAACAAATAGCCCAGGATATATATGCAAAAATTACGGCCGATTATATAACTTTAATGAGAAGAGTTTATAATGCCATGCAAAAATGA
- a CDS encoding alpha/beta hydrolase produces MNTSTPKDFSLFDRPQVLRFLFHPRADQEASMGPFTRLEIPVDPGVHIGGKFFAVSPDAPTILFFHGNGEIVSDYDDLGHVYRQIGVNFLPVDYRGYGRSTGSPTVSAMMDDCHRIFTFVKDYLRQASFTGPLILMGRSLGSASALELASCHSDEIDALVIESGFAHIIPLLMLLGINAPVLGIDTDPFDHTGKIARYTGPLLVIHAEEDHIIPFTDGRELFEAATSQYKGFLGIAGANHNTIFAVGLDRYMQAIAELIRGLTTA; encoded by the coding sequence ATGAACACCTCAACACCAAAGGATTTTTCCCTGTTTGACCGGCCCCAGGTCCTGCGCTTCCTTTTTCATCCACGGGCCGACCAGGAAGCATCGATGGGACCTTTCACAAGACTGGAAATACCCGTAGATCCCGGCGTGCATATCGGCGGGAAATTCTTCGCCGTTTCACCGGATGCCCCGACGATTCTTTTTTTCCATGGCAATGGTGAGATCGTTTCCGATTATGACGACCTGGGACATGTATACCGGCAAATCGGCGTCAATTTTCTTCCCGTCGATTACCGGGGATACGGCAGGTCCACGGGATCTCCCACAGTTTCGGCGATGATGGATGACTGTCACCGAATCTTCACCTTTGTAAAGGATTACCTCCGGCAGGCATCATTCACCGGGCCTCTCATCCTCATGGGCCGTTCCCTGGGAAGCGCCTCGGCACTGGAACTGGCTTCATGCCATTCCGACGAGATAGACGCTCTGGTCATAGAAAGCGGTTTCGCCCATATCATCCCCCTGCTCATGCTCCTGGGCATCAACGCGCCGGTCCTGGGCATCGATACCGATCCCTTTGACCATACGGGGAAGATCGCCCGGTACACCGGCCCCCTGCTGGTCATTCACGCAGAAGAGGATCACATCATCCCCTTTACCGACGGCCGGGAGCTCTTTGAGGCAGCAACATCACAGTACAAGGGATTTCTTGGCATAGCCGGGGCCAACCACAACACCATCTTCGCCGTGGGACTTGACCGGTACATGCAGGCCATTGCTGAGCTCATCAGGGGACTCACCACAGCATGA